The following are encoded together in the Streptomyces flavofungini genome:
- a CDS encoding thioredoxin family protein, protein MTGERGGESAGARGAPRLGADRPGAARLGAAELGAELGERATLVQFSSAFCQPCRATRRVLADVAAMVPGVAHVEIDAEAELDLVRALGVDRTPTVLVLDADGREVRRAAGQPRKADVIAALGAAV, encoded by the coding sequence GTGACAGGGGAGCGCGGAGGCGAGAGCGCGGGGGCGCGCGGCGCCCCACGGCTCGGTGCGGACCGGCCGGGCGCCGCTCGGCTCGGTGCGGCGGAACTCGGCGCGGAGCTGGGCGAGAGAGCCACGCTCGTGCAGTTCTCCAGCGCGTTCTGCCAGCCCTGCCGGGCCACCCGCAGGGTCCTCGCCGACGTCGCCGCCATGGTCCCGGGCGTCGCCCACGTGGAGATCGACGCGGAGGCCGAACTGGATCTCGTACGCGCGCTGGGCGTCGACAGGACCCCGACCGTGCTCGTCCTGGACGCCGACGGGCGCGAGGTCCGGCGCGCGGCGGGACAGCCGCGGAAAGCCGATGTGATCGCGGCCCTCGGGGCGGCGGTATGA
- a CDS encoding flavin reductase family protein translates to MTATPDLSAPQLATPDLLRAAFRRHAAGVAVITARGTGPVGFTATSLTSVSAEPPMVSFGIGTGASSWPAIAVAEHVGVHILGEHQQELAATFARSGADRFGAPTRWFDGPEGVPVLDGVLAWMVCRIVARVPAGDHRVVLAEAVAGDPAGAGRPLLYHQGRFNALRD, encoded by the coding sequence ATGACGGCCACGCCCGACCTCTCCGCCCCCCAGCTCGCGACACCCGATCTGCTGCGCGCCGCCTTCCGCAGGCACGCGGCCGGAGTCGCCGTGATCACCGCCCGGGGCACCGGCCCCGTCGGCTTCACCGCCACCTCGCTCACCTCGGTCTCGGCCGAACCCCCGATGGTCTCGTTCGGCATCGGCACCGGCGCCTCCAGCTGGCCCGCGATAGCCGTGGCCGAGCACGTCGGCGTGCACATCCTCGGCGAGCACCAGCAGGAGCTCGCCGCCACCTTCGCGCGCAGCGGCGCCGACCGCTTCGGCGCGCCCACCCGCTGGTTCGACGGTCCCGAGGGCGTGCCGGTCCTCGACGGCGTACTCGCCTGGATGGTGTGCCGGATCGTGGCGCGGGTGCCCGCCGGGGACCACCGGGTGGTCCTGGCCGAGGCCGTCGCCGGGGATCCCGCGGGGGCGGGCCGCCCGCTGCTGTACCACCAGGGACGCTTCAACGCGCTGCGTGACTGA
- a CDS encoding electron transfer flavoprotein subunit beta/FixA family protein: protein MSLRIVVCVKYVPDATGDRHFAEDLTVDRDDVDGLLSELDEYAVEQALQIKEAADDDAEITVLTVGPEDAKDALRKALSMGADKAVHVEDDDLHGTDVMGTSLVLAKAVEETGYDLVIAGMASTDGTMGVLPAILAERLGVPQVTLLSEVSVEGGVVKGRRDGDTASEQLEASLPAVVSVTDQSGEARYPSFKGIMAAKKKPVKSLDLDDLDIDAETVGLEGAWTKVDSAAERPARTAGTIVKDEGEGGKQLAEFLAGQKFI, encoded by the coding sequence GTGAGCTTGAGGATCGTTGTCTGTGTGAAGTACGTGCCCGACGCCACCGGCGACCGGCACTTCGCCGAGGACCTGACCGTCGACCGCGACGACGTGGACGGCCTGCTCTCGGAGCTCGACGAGTACGCGGTCGAGCAGGCCCTGCAGATCAAGGAAGCGGCGGACGACGACGCCGAGATCACGGTCCTCACCGTCGGCCCCGAGGACGCCAAGGACGCGCTCCGCAAGGCCCTGTCGATGGGCGCCGACAAGGCCGTCCACGTCGAGGACGACGACCTGCACGGCACCGACGTCATGGGCACCTCCCTCGTCCTGGCCAAGGCCGTCGAGGAGACGGGCTACGACCTCGTCATCGCGGGCATGGCCTCCACCGACGGCACCATGGGCGTGCTGCCCGCGATCCTCGCCGAGCGCCTCGGCGTGCCGCAGGTGACGCTGCTCTCCGAGGTCTCCGTCGAGGGTGGCGTGGTGAAGGGCCGCCGTGACGGCGACACCGCCTCCGAGCAGCTCGAGGCGTCCCTGCCGGCCGTCGTGTCCGTGACGGACCAGTCGGGCGAGGCCCGCTACCCGTCCTTCAAGGGCATCATGGCCGCCAAGAAGAAGCCGGTGAAGTCGCTCGACCTGGACGACCTGGACATCGACGCCGAGACCGTCGGCCTCGAGGGCGCCTGGACGAAGGTCGACTCCGCCGCCGAGCGTCCCGCGCGCACCGCGGGCACGATCGTCAAGGACGAGGGCGAGGGCGGCAAGCAGCTGGCCGAGTTCCTCGCGGGCCAGAAGTTCATCTGA
- a CDS encoding electron transfer flavoprotein subunit alpha/FixB family protein, translating into MAEVLVYVDHVDGAVRKPTLELLTLARRIGEPVAVALGSGAEATAATLAEHGAVKVLTADAPEFADYLVVPKVDALQAAYDAVSPAAVLVPSSAEGKEIAARLAVRIESGIITDAIDLEAGDEGPVATQSVFAAAFTTKSRISKGTPVITVKPNSAPVEAAPAAGAVEALSVSFSAQATGTKVTARTPRESTGRPELTEAAIVVSGGRGVNGAENFAIIEALADSLGAAVGASRAAVDAGWYPHSNQVGQTGKSVSPQLYIASGISGAIQHRAGMQTSKTIVAINKDAEAPIFDLVDYGVVGDLFEVVPQLTDEVKSRKG; encoded by the coding sequence ATGGCTGAAGTTCTCGTCTACGTCGACCACGTCGACGGCGCCGTCCGCAAGCCCACCCTCGAGCTGCTGACGCTGGCCCGCCGCATCGGCGAGCCCGTCGCCGTCGCGCTCGGCTCCGGCGCCGAGGCCACCGCCGCCACGCTCGCCGAGCACGGCGCGGTGAAGGTCCTCACCGCCGACGCCCCCGAGTTCGCCGACTACCTCGTCGTGCCGAAGGTGGACGCCCTCCAGGCCGCCTACGACGCCGTGTCGCCGGCCGCCGTGCTCGTGCCGTCCTCCGCCGAGGGCAAGGAGATCGCGGCCCGCCTCGCGGTCCGCATCGAGTCCGGCATCATCACCGACGCCATCGACCTGGAGGCCGGTGACGAGGGTCCGGTGGCCACGCAGTCCGTGTTCGCGGCCGCGTTCACCACCAAGTCCCGCATCTCCAAGGGCACTCCGGTCATCACCGTCAAGCCGAACTCGGCGCCGGTCGAGGCCGCCCCGGCCGCGGGCGCCGTCGAGGCCCTGTCGGTGTCGTTCTCCGCCCAGGCCACCGGCACCAAGGTCACCGCGCGCACCCCGCGCGAGTCCACGGGCCGCCCCGAGCTGACCGAGGCCGCGATCGTCGTCTCCGGCGGCCGCGGCGTGAACGGCGCCGAGAACTTCGCGATCATCGAGGCGCTCGCCGACTCGCTCGGTGCCGCCGTCGGCGCCTCCCGCGCCGCCGTCGACGCCGGCTGGTACCCGCACTCCAACCAGGTCGGCCAGACCGGCAAGTCCGTGTCGCCGCAGCTGTACATCGCCTCCGGCATCTCCGGCGCGATCCAGCACCGCGCCGGCATGCAGACGTCGAAGACCATCGTGGCCATCAACAAGGACGCCGAGGCCCCGATCTTCGACCTGGTCGACTACGGCGTGGTCGGCGACCTCTTCGAGGTCGTCCCGCAGCTGACCGACGAGGTCAAGTCGCGCAAGGGCTGA
- a CDS encoding endonuclease/exonuclease/phosphatase family protein produces the protein MPTDNRVTRRSGLRTAAAAAAVAVPLLATALAASPARAVERPGRRLEVMSFNLRYAGTTPPNTWAVRRPVTRELLRRARPHVVGTQEGLYQQVQDIAEDLGQHYAWIGTGRAGGSRDEFMTVFYDTRRLLPVAYDHFWLSDTPDVIGSNTWGGGSIRMVTWVRFLDRRTDGELYVLNTHLDNASQYARTRAAHLITDRITALDRSLPLILTGDFNVAAHKNPVYETMLNAGLVDTWDAADERSKQYATFHGYKPLVPDGDRIDWILTSPGARVHAAAINTFSLGGQFPSDHLPVQASLTL, from the coding sequence GTGCCGACCGACAACCGAGTGACCCGCCGCTCCGGCCTGCGGACGGCGGCCGCGGCCGCGGCCGTGGCGGTCCCGCTGCTCGCCACCGCCCTGGCAGCGTCGCCCGCCCGCGCCGTGGAGCGTCCGGGCCGCCGACTGGAGGTGATGTCGTTCAACCTGCGCTACGCCGGGACGACCCCGCCGAACACCTGGGCCGTCCGCCGCCCCGTCACACGGGAACTGCTGCGGCGTGCCCGCCCGCACGTCGTCGGCACCCAGGAAGGTCTCTACCAGCAGGTGCAGGACATCGCCGAGGACCTGGGGCAGCACTACGCGTGGATCGGCACCGGCCGCGCGGGCGGCAGCCGCGACGAGTTCATGACGGTCTTCTACGACACGCGCAGGCTGCTGCCGGTCGCCTACGACCACTTCTGGCTCTCCGACACCCCGGACGTGATCGGTTCCAACACCTGGGGCGGCGGCTCGATCCGCATGGTCACCTGGGTCCGCTTCCTGGACCGGCGCACGGACGGCGAGCTGTACGTCCTCAACACCCATCTGGACAACGCCAGTCAGTACGCCCGCACCCGCGCCGCGCACCTCATCACCGACCGGATCACGGCGCTCGACCGTTCGCTGCCGCTGATCCTCACCGGCGACTTCAACGTCGCGGCCCACAAGAACCCGGTGTACGAGACGATGCTGAACGCCGGGCTCGTCGACACCTGGGACGCGGCGGACGAACGCAGCAAGCAGTACGCGACGTTCCACGGCTACAAGCCGCTCGTGCCGGACGGCGACCGCATCGACTGGATCCTGACGTCGCCGGGTGCCCGGGTGCACGCGGCGGCCATCAACACGTTCTCGCTCGGCGGACAGTTCCCGAGCGACCACCTGCCGGTGCAGGCGAGCCTGACGCTGTGA
- a CDS encoding DUF6986 family protein has translation MGQQEKVSTSLAGAVSEGISASLAPVDAELERRYPGDPGTRQPVHTVYVPGEAFAADTIRDWGGRALAALDEHAPDAASFAAVLGLADDLAEPVYTRVRAKLEREPVEDLRVDFEDGYGGRTDADEDTHAARAARLIAEAYANGTAAPYMGIRMKCMEAPVRDRGIRTLDVFLSGLMDAGGLPDGLVLTLPKVTYAEQVTAMVRLLEEFEKARGLTPGRIGFEIQIETSQSILAADGTAAVARMIDAAEGRATGLHYGTFDYSACLGVSAAYQASDHPAADHAKAVMQVAAAGTGVRVSDGSTNVLPVGPTAKVHDAWRLHYGLTRRALARAYYQGWDMHPGHIPTRYAAVFAFYREGFAQAAARLAAYANHPQALNSVRAGETPIGGDIADEPATAKALAGYLLRGLDCGALDTAEVTRLTGLTLAGLQAYAGPRRGDLTPSAK, from the coding sequence ATGGGTCAGCAGGAGAAGGTGTCCACGAGCCTCGCAGGTGCGGTCAGCGAAGGCATCAGCGCCTCGCTCGCGCCGGTCGACGCGGAGCTCGAACGCCGGTACCCGGGAGACCCCGGCACCCGTCAGCCCGTGCACACCGTGTACGTACCCGGTGAGGCCTTCGCCGCGGACACCATCCGCGACTGGGGCGGCCGCGCCCTCGCCGCCCTCGACGAGCACGCCCCCGACGCCGCGTCCTTCGCCGCCGTCCTCGGCCTCGCCGACGACCTCGCGGAGCCCGTCTACACCCGCGTGCGCGCCAAGCTGGAGCGCGAACCCGTCGAGGACCTGCGCGTCGACTTCGAGGACGGCTACGGCGGCCGCACCGACGCCGACGAGGACACCCATGCCGCCCGCGCGGCCCGTCTGATCGCCGAGGCCTACGCGAACGGAACGGCCGCTCCGTACATGGGCATCCGCATGAAGTGCATGGAGGCGCCGGTACGCGACCGGGGCATCCGCACCCTCGACGTCTTCCTGTCCGGCCTCATGGACGCGGGCGGGCTGCCCGACGGCCTCGTCCTGACCCTGCCCAAGGTGACGTACGCCGAGCAGGTCACCGCGATGGTGCGGCTCCTGGAGGAGTTCGAGAAGGCCCGCGGCCTCACCCCGGGACGGATCGGCTTCGAGATCCAGATCGAGACCAGCCAGTCCATCCTCGCCGCCGACGGCACCGCCGCCGTCGCCCGCATGATCGACGCCGCCGAGGGCCGCGCCACCGGCCTGCACTACGGCACCTTCGACTACAGCGCCTGCCTCGGTGTCTCCGCCGCCTACCAGGCCAGCGACCACCCCGCCGCCGACCACGCCAAGGCCGTCATGCAGGTCGCCGCCGCGGGCACCGGCGTGCGCGTCTCCGACGGCTCCACGAACGTGCTGCCCGTCGGACCCACCGCGAAGGTCCACGACGCCTGGCGGCTGCACTACGGCCTGACCCGGCGCGCCCTCGCCCGCGCCTACTACCAGGGCTGGGACATGCACCCCGGCCACATCCCCACCCGGTACGCCGCCGTCTTCGCCTTCTACCGCGAGGGCTTCGCGCAGGCCGCGGCCCGTCTCGCCGCCTACGCCAACCATCCCCAAGCTCTCAACTCCGTTCGAGCAGGGGAGACCCCAATCGGCGGCGACATCGCGGACGAGCCCGCCACCGCCAAGGCCCTCGCCGGGTACCTGCTGCGCGGCCTGGACTGCGGGGCGCTCGACACGGCCGAGGTCACCCGCCTCACCGGCCTGACGCTCGCCGGGCTCCAGGCGTACGCGGGGCCGCGCCGGGGGGACCTGACGCCGTCGGCCAAGTAG